One Streptococcus sp. S1 DNA window includes the following coding sequences:
- a CDS encoding DUF3270 family protein, whose product MPVRNLRHYEEEFDYIELTKQTQETPIQDYAPEVEPAPQLSELLYFLNIAIFCVLTVVFSFVFLATKMNTFFAFALAIGSSFASIQGFRIYYNKRKK is encoded by the coding sequence ATGCCCGTAAGAAATTTAAGACACTATGAAGAAGAATTCGATTATATCGAATTAACCAAACAAACCCAAGAAACCCCTATTCAGGACTATGCTCCTGAAGTTGAACCCGCACCTCAATTAAGTGAATTGCTATATTTTTTAAATATCGCTATTTTCTGTGTGTTGACGGTTGTATTTAGTTTTGTCTTTTTAGCAACAAAAATGAATACCTTCTTTGCGTTTGCTTTAGCGATTGGTTCTAGCTTTGCTAGTATTCAAGGGTTCCGAATTTACTACAATAAACGAAAAAAATAA
- a CDS encoding peptidase U32 family protein, which yields MKNIIITATAESVEQAKALIDAGVDRIYVGEKDYGLRLPQTLSYDEINRIAQLVHAAGKELTVAVNALMHQSMMDSIKPFLDFLKEIQADYITVGDAGVFYVLKRDGYPFKTIYDASTMVTSSRQINFWGKQAGASEAVLAREIPSAELFVMAENLQIPAEVLVYGASIIHHSKRPLLQNYYNFIKTEESVTKDRDLFLAEPGDPNSHYSVYEDKHGTHIFSNNDLNMMTKLSELVEHGFDHWKLDGVYCPGENFVKITEYFVKARDLIQKGTFTQGQAYLFDEEIRKLHPANRGLDTGFYDYEPDRVK from the coding sequence ATGAAAAATATTATTATTACAGCAACAGCAGAGAGTGTTGAGCAAGCGAAAGCCCTGATTGATGCAGGGGTTGACCGAATCTATGTCGGTGAAAAAGATTACGGATTACGATTGCCTCAAACTTTAAGCTATGACGAAATAAATCGAATTGCCCAACTGGTCCATGCTGCTGGCAAAGAATTGACAGTAGCTGTAAATGCACTGATGCACCAATCGATGATGGATTCAATCAAGCCTTTCCTAGATTTTCTAAAGGAAATTCAGGCTGATTATATTACTGTCGGAGATGCGGGCGTTTTTTATGTCTTGAAACGAGATGGCTATCCATTCAAAACCATCTACGATGCATCAACCATGGTCACTTCTAGCCGCCAGATCAATTTCTGGGGAAAACAAGCAGGAGCTTCTGAAGCTGTTTTGGCTCGTGAGATTCCATCTGCCGAATTATTCGTAATGGCTGAGAATCTTCAAATTCCTGCAGAAGTCTTGGTCTATGGCGCTAGCATTATTCACCATTCGAAACGACCGCTACTTCAGAATTATTACAACTTTATCAAGACAGAAGAGTCTGTGACCAAAGATCGGGATCTGTTCTTGGCCGAGCCAGGAGATCCCAATTCTCATTATTCGGTCTACGAGGACAAACATGGAACCCATATCTTCTCAAATAATGACTTGAATATGATGACCAAATTGTCTGAGTTGGTTGAACATGGCTTTGATCATTGGAAACTCGATGGTGTCTACTGTCCGGGTGAAAACTTTGTCAAAATTACAGAGTACTTTGTCAAGGCCCGTGATTTGATTCAAAAAGGAACATTTACACAGGGTCAAGCCTATCTGTTTGATGAAGAAATCCGCAAATTGCACCCAGCTAATCGTGGTTTGGATACTGGTTTCTATGATTATGAACCAGATCGTGTAAAATAA
- a CDS encoding peptidase U32 family protein: protein MTNTKKRPEVLVPAGTLEKLKVAVNYGADAVFVGGQAYGLRSRAGNFTMDELREGIEYAHARGVDVHVASNMVTHEGNEQGAGEWFRELRDMGLDAVIVSDPALIEICATYAPGLNIHLSTQASATNVETFHFWKEYGLTRVVLAREVSMEELAEIRKRTDLEIEAFVHGAMCISYSGRCTLSNHMSDRDANRGGCSQSCRWKYDLYDMPFGQERKSIKGQVPEEYSMSAVDMCMIENIPDMIDNGVDSLKIEGRMKSVHYVSTVANCYKAACDAYMESPEAFYAIKDDLINELWKVAQRELATGFYYQTPTENEQLFGARRKIPQYKFVGEVVDFDPSTMTATIRQRNVINEGDQVEFYGPGFRHFECQIQDLHDKDGVKIDRAPNPMELLTITVPQEVKPGDMIRSCQEGLINLYSKDGASKTVRV from the coding sequence ATGACAAATACAAAAAAACGTCCAGAGGTTTTGGTACCTGCTGGAACATTAGAAAAGTTAAAAGTTGCCGTTAATTATGGGGCAGACGCTGTGTTCGTTGGTGGACAAGCCTATGGTTTGCGTAGCCGTGCCGGAAACTTCACCATGGATGAGCTTCGTGAAGGAATTGAGTATGCTCATGCACGTGGCGTAGATGTACACGTGGCTTCGAACATGGTAACCCATGAGGGAAATGAACAAGGGGCTGGTGAGTGGTTCCGTGAATTACGAGATATGGGCCTTGACGCCGTGATCGTCTCAGACCCGGCCTTGATTGAAATCTGTGCAACCTATGCACCTGGACTCAATATTCACTTGTCTACGCAAGCTTCTGCAACCAACGTGGAGACCTTCCATTTCTGGAAAGAGTATGGCTTGACCCGTGTCGTCTTGGCCCGTGAGGTATCCATGGAAGAGTTGGCAGAGATCCGTAAGCGTACCGATCTTGAGATCGAAGCCTTCGTTCATGGAGCCATGTGTATTTCCTATTCCGGACGTTGTACCCTTTCTAACCACATGTCTGACCGGGATGCCAATCGTGGTGGTTGTTCTCAATCTTGTCGTTGGAAATACGATCTCTACGATATGCCATTTGGCCAAGAACGCAAGAGTATCAAAGGACAAGTCCCAGAAGAATACTCTATGTCAGCCGTGGACATGTGTATGATCGAAAATATTCCAGACATGATTGACAATGGAGTTGATAGCTTGAAGATCGAAGGTCGGATGAAATCTGTCCATTACGTATCAACAGTAGCCAACTGTTACAAGGCAGCTTGTGATGCCTATATGGAAAGTCCAGAAGCCTTTTATGCCATCAAGGATGATTTGATCAATGAATTGTGGAAAGTCGCTCAACGTGAATTAGCAACTGGATTCTACTACCAAACACCGACTGAAAATGAACAATTGTTTGGGGCGCGTCGTAAAATTCCTCAATACAAATTTGTAGGAGAAGTGGTGGACTTTGATCCATCTACCATGACAGCGACGATTCGCCAACGGAATGTCATCAATGAAGGCGATCAAGTGGAATTCTACGGACCAGGCTTCCGTCATTTTGAATGCCAGATCCAAGACTTGCATGATAAGGATGGAGTGAAGATTGATCGCGCACCAAATCCGATGGAGCTTCTCACGATCACGGTTCCACAAGAAGTCAAGCCAGGAGATATGATTCGTTCTTGCCAGGAAGGTTTAATCAATCTCTACTCAAAAGATGGGGCAAGTAAAACTGTTCGAGTATAA
- a CDS encoding YdbC family protein, whose translation MAEFSFQIEEHLLVLSENDKGWTKELNRVSFNGAPAKYDIRTWSPDHTKMGKGITLTNEEFQVMLDAFKN comes from the coding sequence ATGGCAGAATTTTCATTCCAAATCGAAGAACATTTGCTGGTCTTGTCAGAAAATGACAAGGGTTGGACCAAAGAATTGAACCGTGTGAGTTTTAATGGTGCTCCTGCTAAGTATGATATCCGGACCTGGAGTCCCGACCATACAAAGATGGGAAAAGGCATTACACTCACGAACGAAGAGTTCCAAGTCATGCTCGATGCATTTAAAAATTAA
- a CDS encoding 5-methyltetrahydropteroyltriglutamate--homocysteine S-methyltransferase — protein sequence MTHTHAPYRVDHVGSFLRPAALVQAREDFATGKISQADLTKVEDQAIRDLVEKEIAAGLKSVTDGEFRRAYWHLDFFWGFGGIDHVQAAQGYQFHDETTKADSALVVGKITGANHPFVEHYKFLRDLVADVDGVEDKYTIPAPAQFYFELIRDAEHVEQLNTIYPDFAAVREDIKQAYLQVIQDLYDAGLRTLQVDDCTWGVLVDDNFLTAWGAAQGKSKDEVRRELADLFLTFNNDVYQHVPAGLTVNTHVCRGNFHSTWASSGGYAPIAKELLGEEAVNAYFLEFDTDRAGGFEPLAEVTPGKGVVLGLLTSKSGQLENKDEVIARIKEASQYVPLENLYLSTQCGFASTEEGNILTEEDQWKKIGLIKEIVAEVWGE from the coding sequence TTGACACATACACATGCACCTTATCGCGTAGACCATGTTGGTTCATTTCTTCGTCCAGCAGCTTTGGTTCAGGCTCGTGAAGATTTCGCAACTGGAAAAATCAGTCAGGCTGACTTAACAAAAGTGGAAGATCAGGCGATTCGTGACCTCGTTGAAAAAGAAATTGCTGCTGGTCTGAAGTCAGTGACAGATGGAGAATTCCGCCGAGCTTATTGGCATTTGGATTTCTTCTGGGGCTTTGGTGGCATTGATCACGTCCAAGCTGCTCAAGGCTATCAATTCCATGATGAAACAACCAAGGCGGACTCAGCACTTGTCGTTGGAAAAATCACAGGAGCCAATCATCCATTTGTAGAGCATTACAAGTTCTTGCGGGATCTTGTGGCAGATGTAGATGGTGTAGAGGATAAATATACCATTCCAGCACCTGCGCAATTCTATTTTGAATTGATCCGTGATGCAGAACATGTAGAACAATTGAATACCATCTATCCTGATTTTGCGGCTGTTCGTGAAGATATCAAGCAAGCCTATCTTCAAGTGATTCAAGATTTGTATGATGCAGGACTTCGGACCCTTCAAGTAGATGACTGTACGTGGGGTGTCTTGGTAGATGATAATTTCTTGACGGCTTGGGGAGCAGCTCAAGGCAAGTCAAAAGATGAGGTTCGCCGGGAACTCGCTGATCTCTTCTTGACCTTTAACAACGATGTCTACCAACATGTTCCAGCTGGTTTAACTGTCAATACGCACGTTTGTCGTGGGAACTTCCATTCCACTTGGGCTTCATCAGGTGGTTATGCGCCGATTGCCAAAGAACTCCTTGGAGAAGAAGCGGTCAATGCTTACTTCCTAGAGTTTGATACTGATCGGGCTGGTGGTTTTGAACCACTTGCAGAAGTAACTCCTGGAAAAGGTGTGGTATTAGGCCTCTTGACATCTAAGAGTGGTCAATTGGAGAATAAGGACGAAGTGATTGCTCGTATTAAAGAAGCAAGTCAGTATGTACCGTTGGAAAATCTTTACCTGTCTACTCAGTGTGGCTTTGCTTCGACAGAAGAAGGAAACATTTTGACAGAAGAAGACCAATGGAAAAAAATCGGTTTGATTAAGGAAATTGTCGCTGAAGTTTGGGGCGAATAA
- a CDS encoding cyclase family protein — translation MSDLLSIYKELQAKKWVDLSHQINAESPHFPALPALQQEDLFTLKDGFHVQKFTVVGQYGTHIDAPIHFVEGGRWLDEIDLKDLLLPLYVIDKSKEVAANPNFVLSKQDILDFEAEHGQIAEGAFVAFRSDWSKRWPDQDAMRNLDENGVQQSPGWSREALEFLIHERHVKAVGHETFDTDAGIPAAEHGLVNEYYLLEQNIYQVEVLNQLDQVPAVGALISIAFPHWDKATGSPVRAIAILP, via the coding sequence ATGTCAGATTTACTAAGTATTTATAAAGAATTGCAAGCTAAAAAATGGGTGGACTTGAGTCACCAAATCAATGCGGAAAGTCCACACTTCCCAGCCCTTCCTGCCTTGCAACAAGAAGATCTTTTCACATTAAAAGATGGTTTCCATGTTCAAAAATTTACAGTGGTTGGTCAATACGGAACGCATATTGATGCACCGATTCACTTTGTAGAAGGGGGTCGTTGGTTGGATGAGATTGACCTCAAAGATCTCCTCTTGCCACTTTATGTTATCGACAAGTCTAAAGAAGTTGCTGCCAATCCAAACTTTGTCTTGAGCAAACAAGATATCTTAGACTTTGAGGCAGAGCATGGGCAAATTGCTGAGGGTGCTTTTGTTGCCTTCCGTAGTGATTGGTCAAAACGTTGGCCAGATCAAGATGCTATGCGCAATCTTGATGAAAATGGGGTTCAACAAAGTCCAGGATGGAGCCGTGAAGCCTTGGAATTCTTGATTCATGAACGCCATGTTAAGGCTGTGGGTCATGAAACCTTTGATACCGATGCAGGTATTCCAGCAGCAGAGCATGGCTTGGTCAATGAATACTACCTCTTGGAACAAAATATCTACCAAGTTGAAGTCTTGAACCAATTGGACCAAGTTCCAGCTGTAGGTGCTTTGATTTCGATTGCTTTCCCTCACTGGGACAAGGCAACTGGTTCACCTGTCCGTGCTATTGCCATCTTACCATAA
- a CDS encoding Gamma-glutamyltranspeptidase, whose product MKKMNLSRLVKVFFIVFLPLLFIVLSQSDMVKAGDVSNNISSLTVSSEEITDGGQTTVKFTFDEHAQKIQPGDTLKVNWTSSGTVYGVGFKKTIPLSIDGTYVGDMVITDGSATVTFNEGIKNLQNIRGWGEFEIEGHNNTATDKEHVGKFTIISGARTVELNVKKMATGVNSAPFYLKAGDMHANDPEHILWTLTINAMKLDVDGDVRVEDVIQGGHSLVKDSFSITTTGNKPGYYGGSTAIDDFLADFPGATFTIDAAGKITVTIPQNEINKTGVLIFYQTKVENENQKNFLNNTKVWYHVKGEQAVVAKEVNASVANINANGGVDGDKTSTTTTTTTTQEPTTITTTTQEQTTTTTTQEPTTTTTTTQEQTTTTTTQEPTTTTTTTQEPTTTTTTTQEQTTTTTTTQETTTTTTTTQEPTTTTTTTQEQTTSTTTTQEPTTTTTTTQEPTTTTTTTQEPTTTTTTTQEPTTTTTTTQEPTTTTTTTQETTTTTTTTQEPTTTTDEPKTTVATTDEPTTTSEEPKTTVTTTDEPKTTEATTTPEEPENHNSSEEDTTTTTVEPKTTPENPNKPEHSGTTTTPSAPASNGENNGGGHKTLLPNTGEVVASGLVFSGILVLAGAVGIKWKLTRQ is encoded by the coding sequence ATGAAAAAAATGAATCTAAGTAGACTTGTCAAAGTCTTCTTTATCGTATTTTTACCACTATTATTCATCGTATTGTCGCAATCTGATATGGTAAAAGCTGGAGATGTCAGCAACAATATTAGCTCACTAACTGTTTCGTCCGAAGAAATCACAGATGGTGGACAAACAACCGTTAAGTTTACATTTGATGAGCATGCTCAAAAAATTCAACCAGGAGATACCTTAAAAGTTAATTGGACTAGTTCTGGAACAGTCTATGGTGTCGGATTTAAAAAGACTATTCCCCTAAGCATCGACGGAACTTACGTTGGAGACATGGTCATTACAGATGGATCTGCGACAGTTACTTTCAATGAAGGCATCAAAAACCTTCAAAACATTCGAGGTTGGGGTGAGTTTGAGATTGAAGGTCATAACAATACAGCAACCGATAAGGAGCATGTTGGGAAATTCACTATTATTAGTGGAGCTAGAACAGTAGAATTAAACGTTAAGAAAATGGCTACTGGTGTTAACAGCGCTCCATTCTATCTCAAAGCGGGTGATATGCACGCGAATGATCCTGAACATATTCTTTGGACACTAACCATTAATGCTATGAAATTAGATGTAGATGGTGATGTTCGTGTTGAAGATGTCATCCAAGGTGGTCATTCACTTGTAAAAGATAGTTTTAGTATTACTACTACAGGTAACAAACCAGGATATTACGGTGGCTCAACTGCTATCGATGATTTCTTAGCAGACTTTCCTGGAGCAACTTTCACAATTGATGCAGCAGGAAAAATTACGGTTACTATTCCTCAAAACGAAATCAATAAGACTGGTGTCCTGATCTTTTACCAGACTAAAGTAGAGAATGAAAATCAAAAAAATTTCTTGAACAATACTAAAGTATGGTATCACGTTAAAGGTGAGCAAGCCGTTGTTGCCAAGGAAGTAAATGCATCTGTTGCAAATATTAATGCAAACGGTGGTGTGGATGGTGATAAGACATCAACAACTACAACTACCACTACGACTCAAGAGCCTACAACTATAACTACTACAACTCAAGAGCAGACTACAACCACAACGACTCAAGAGCCTACAACTACAACTACTACTACTCAAGAGCAGACTACAACCACTACGACTCAAGAGCCTACAACTACAACTACTACGACTCAAGAGCCTACAACTACAACTACTACAACTCAAGAGCAGACTACCACAACTACTACGACTCAAGAGACCACAACTACAACCACAACGACTCAAGAGCCTACAACTACAACTACTACGACTCAAGAGCAAACTACCTCAACTACTACGACTCAAGAGCCAACTACCACAACCACTACGACTCAAGAGCCTACAACCACAACCACTACGACTCAAGAGCCTACAACCACAACCACTACGACTCAAGAGCCTACAACCACAACCACTACGACTCAAGAGCCTACAACCACAACTACTACTACTCAAGAGACCACAACTACAACTACTACGACTCAAGAGCCCACAACTACAACTGATGAGCCTAAGACTACGGTAGCAACTACTGATGAACCTACGACTACTTCTGAAGAGCCTAAGACTACGGTAACAACTACCGATGAACCTAAGACTACCGAAGCGACTACAACACCAGAAGAACCAGAAAACCACAATAGTAGTGAAGAAGATACAACAACTACTACTGTAGAACCTAAGACTACACCCGAAAATCCAAATAAACCTGAACATTCTGGTACTACAACGACACCAAGTGCGCCAGCTTCCAATGGTGAAAACAATGGTGGAGGTCACAAAACACTTCTTCCTAATACAGGTGAAGTTGTTGCATCTGGACTCGTCTTCTCAGGAATTCTTGTCTTAGCAGGTGCTGTTGGAATCAAATGGAAATTGACTCGTCAATAA
- the gorA gene encoding glutathione-disulfide reductase: MKEFDIISIGGGSGGIATINRAGEHGARAAVIEEKQLGGTCVNRGCVPKKIMWYGAQIAEAIRDYGPDYGFTSEQTRFDFATLRKNREAYIDRSRNSYDGSFKRNEVERIEGRARFVDAHTVEVNGETIKAKHIVIATGAHPHIPSVPGAEFGETSDDVFAWEELPSSVAIIGAGYIAVELAGVLHHLGVQTDLFIRKDRVLRSFDSYIVDGLMEEMEKQNLPLHKHKVPMKLEKLADGRVKIYFEDRTSHVADHVIWATGRKPNVQDLNLEAAGVTLNEKGFIAVDEYQNTVIPGIYALGDVTGEKELTPVAIKAGRTLSERLFNGKVNFKMDYTNIPTVVFSHPAIGTVGLTEEEAQQTYGKENIKVYTSQFASMYTAVTQHRQQAKFKLITAGPEERVVGLHGLGYGVDEMIQGFAVAIKMGATKADFDATVAIHPTGSEEFVTMR; encoded by the coding sequence ATGAAAGAATTTGATATTATTTCAATCGGTGGAGGTAGTGGAGGAATCGCTACGATAAACCGGGCTGGGGAGCACGGAGCTCGGGCTGCCGTCATTGAAGAAAAACAACTGGGTGGTACCTGTGTCAACAGAGGATGTGTGCCTAAAAAAATTATGTGGTATGGTGCACAAATTGCAGAAGCTATTCGCGATTATGGACCAGACTATGGATTTACTTCTGAACAAACAAGATTTGATTTTGCAACCTTAAGAAAAAATCGCGAAGCCTATATTGACCGTTCCCGTAATTCCTATGATGGCAGTTTCAAACGCAATGAGGTTGAACGAATTGAAGGACGTGCTCGTTTTGTAGATGCTCATACGGTTGAGGTCAATGGAGAAACCATTAAGGCCAAGCATATCGTAATTGCGACAGGAGCCCATCCTCATATTCCTTCTGTTCCTGGAGCTGAATTTGGCGAAACTTCTGACGATGTCTTTGCTTGGGAAGAACTGCCAAGTTCCGTTGCCATTATTGGGGCTGGCTACATCGCGGTGGAACTAGCTGGTGTGCTCCACCATTTAGGAGTCCAAACAGACCTCTTCATCCGAAAAGATCGGGTTTTACGCAGTTTTGATTCCTACATTGTCGATGGCTTAATGGAAGAAATGGAAAAACAAAACCTTCCGCTTCACAAACATAAGGTTCCCATGAAGCTTGAAAAATTAGCAGACGGTCGTGTGAAGATTTATTTTGAAGATAGGACCAGCCACGTGGCAGATCATGTTATCTGGGCAACAGGACGAAAACCAAACGTCCAGGATCTCAATCTAGAAGCTGCAGGCGTCACCTTAAATGAAAAAGGATTCATTGCAGTGGATGAATACCAGAATACAGTTATTCCAGGAATCTATGCTCTTGGGGATGTTACAGGAGAAAAAGAATTAACTCCTGTCGCTATTAAAGCTGGACGCACTCTTTCTGAACGACTATTCAATGGAAAAGTCAATTTCAAAATGGATTATACAAACATTCCAACCGTTGTCTTTTCTCACCCTGCTATCGGAACCGTTGGCTTAACAGAGGAAGAAGCCCAGCAAACTTATGGTAAAGAGAATATCAAAGTCTATACTTCTCAATTTGCTTCCATGTACACTGCTGTAACCCAACACCGCCAGCAAGCAAAATTCAAACTCATCACTGCTGGTCCCGAGGAAAGGGTCGTTGGCCTTCATGGTCTTGGCTACGGAGTCGATGAAATGATCCAAGGATTTGCAGTTGCTATCAAGATGGGAGCGACAAAAGCCGATTTCGATGCAACTGTCGCCATTCACCCAACCGGATCTGAAGAATTTGTGACAATGAGATAA
- a CDS encoding efflux RND transporter periplasmic adaptor subunit, whose product MKKLKKWQLFTAAGVAIAVIGTGSVMVFSHPSTPDQAVTKETPMVQTVKDGSIASSVLLTGKVTANQEQYVYFDGTKGDLQSILVNVGDQVTAGQPIVQYSSTEAQTAYDAAVRAVNKADRQLNDLLTNGVTIDTTGDEEADAKLASQTQRTVDSQASDLRDALSDAVDNMNKAKALLDATTVKSNTNGTVVEVNKDVSKSTTGTNQTLVHIVSNGNLQVKGELSEYNLANISEGQEVILTSKVYPDKTWTGKISYVANYPTDAGQAGANAAGGTQGSGGAKYPFTVDITSEIGELKQGFSVNIEVKSSTQHPLVPVTSVMADGDTSYVWTVENGKAKKVKVTLGNADAENQEILSGLKKDAQVIVNPNEKLEDGKEIGKYDKID is encoded by the coding sequence ATGAAGAAATTGAAAAAATGGCAACTATTTACAGCTGCAGGTGTAGCAATTGCGGTGATTGGAACAGGAAGTGTGATGGTGTTTTCGCACCCAAGTACGCCTGATCAAGCAGTCACGAAAGAAACTCCAATGGTGCAAACGGTCAAGGATGGATCGATCGCTTCTTCGGTCTTGCTAACTGGAAAGGTCACTGCCAACCAGGAACAGTATGTCTATTTTGATGGAACCAAAGGGGATTTGCAGTCGATTTTGGTCAATGTAGGAGATCAAGTAACGGCTGGTCAGCCAATTGTTCAGTATAGCAGTACGGAGGCCCAAACAGCTTACGATGCAGCCGTTCGTGCTGTCAATAAGGCGGATCGTCAGCTAAATGATTTGCTGACAAATGGTGTGACTATTGATACCACAGGGGATGAAGAAGCAGATGCCAAGTTAGCTTCACAGACCCAACGAACAGTCGATTCTCAAGCTAGCGATTTACGAGATGCCTTGTCTGATGCGGTTGATAATATGAACAAGGCTAAGGCTCTTCTGGATGCGACAACCGTAAAAAGTAATACAAATGGTACCGTAGTCGAAGTCAATAAAGATGTTTCAAAATCGACTACAGGGACCAACCAAACTCTGGTTCACATTGTGAGCAACGGAAATTTACAAGTTAAAGGGGAATTGTCTGAATACAATTTGGCCAATATCTCTGAAGGTCAGGAAGTGATTCTCACTTCCAAAGTCTATCCGGATAAAACCTGGACAGGAAAAATTTCTTATGTAGCCAACTATCCGACTGACGCTGGTCAAGCAGGTGCTAATGCAGCAGGTGGAACACAAGGAAGCGGTGGTGCCAAGTACCCATTCACAGTGGATATTACCAGTGAGATTGGGGAACTCAAACAAGGCTTTTCTGTTAATATTGAAGTCAAAAGTTCTACTCAACATCCTCTTGTTCCCGTGACAAGTGTCATGGCTGATGGGGATACAAGTTATGTATGGACGGTCGAAAATGGCAAGGCTAAGAAAGTAAAAGTAACGCTTGGTAACGCCGATGCTGAAAACCAGGAAATCTTGTCAGGCTTGAAGAAAGATGCTCAAGTTATTGTGAATCCTAATGAGAAACTGGAAGATGGAAAAGAGATCGGAAAATATGACAAAATTGATTGA
- a CDS encoding ABC transporter ATP-binding protein: MTKLIELKGINKTYKNGDQELRVLKDIDLEVEEGEFVAIMGPSGSGKSTLMNVIGLLDRPTSGEYFLEGQEVGNLSEKKLARVRNEQIGFVFQQFFLLSKLNAFQNVELPLIYAGVHPAKRRELAEQYLEKVELHSRMHHLPSELSGGQKQRVAIARALVNQPAIVLADEPTGALDTKTGEQIMDLLTKLNQEGKTIIMVTHEPEIAAFAHRRIVIRDGVISSDSKLERGT, from the coding sequence ATGACAAAATTGATTGAACTAAAAGGAATCAATAAAACCTATAAAAATGGGGATCAGGAACTTCGTGTCTTAAAAGATATCGATTTAGAAGTCGAAGAGGGAGAATTTGTAGCCATTATGGGTCCATCTGGCTCAGGAAAATCAACCTTGATGAACGTCATTGGCTTGTTGGATCGGCCGACCAGTGGAGAGTATTTCCTAGAAGGTCAGGAGGTTGGAAATCTCAGTGAGAAAAAATTAGCACGTGTTCGAAATGAACAGATCGGTTTTGTCTTTCAACAATTCTTTCTTCTCTCCAAGCTCAATGCCTTTCAAAATGTAGAACTGCCTCTCATTTATGCGGGAGTTCATCCTGCTAAACGGAGGGAATTAGCTGAGCAGTACCTTGAAAAGGTGGAGCTCCATTCTCGCATGCACCATTTGCCTTCAGAACTCTCAGGAGGTCAAAAACAGCGGGTTGCGATTGCTCGAGCTCTTGTCAATCAGCCAGCCATCGTCTTAGCAGATGAGCCGACTGGAGCCCTAGACACCAAGACGGGGGAGCAAATAATGGACTTGTTAACCAAGCTAAACCAGGAAGGAAAAACCATTATCATGGTTACACACGAGCCAGAAATTGCAGCCTTTGCGCATCGTCGCATCGTCATTCGTGATGGAGTGATCTCCTCAGATAGCAAGCTGGAAAGGGGGACCTAA